In Streptomyces sp. P3, one DNA window encodes the following:
- a CDS encoding transglycosylase family protein, with translation MAVRGRHRRYQPNRINRASLTVTAGGAGMAIPLMGAGTVQAADIDTWDKVAACESTDDWHINSGNGYYGGLQFTQSTWEAYGGTRYAPRADLATRDQQIAVAEKVLDGQGPGAWPLCSVRAGLSRADGDPDIHPNGSAKTAGKSDNSARSGKGGASREAGAAGAKKSGASARSDGAARTSLDDVRPQSTPQSRAGTARMYTVVRGDTLSGIADDEDVRGGWQGLYAANRTTIGADPDLILPGQRLSLRAGATPAGSTPGNHGKPGSHGKPGGHGEQHKQSKPAKSSKSAKSSKSSKGEKAHGGTSTGRSFVAPVDAATGTRYHASGSSWSKGYHTGVDFPVATGTTVKAVAAGEVVSAGWGGSFGYQVVIRHGDGRYTQYAHLSAISVRDGQSVGGGQRIGRSGSTGNSTGPHLHFEVRTGPGFGSDVDPVAYLRAGGVRI, from the coding sequence ATGGCCGTACGCGGTCGGCACCGCCGGTATCAGCCGAACAGGATCAATCGCGCCTCACTCACCGTCACGGCAGGCGGCGCCGGCATGGCGATACCGCTCATGGGCGCCGGAACCGTCCAGGCGGCCGACATCGACACCTGGGACAAGGTCGCCGCCTGCGAGTCGACCGACGACTGGCACATCAACTCCGGCAACGGCTACTACGGCGGACTGCAGTTCACGCAGTCCACCTGGGAGGCGTACGGCGGCACGCGGTATGCGCCCCGAGCGGATCTGGCCACCAGGGACCAGCAGATCGCCGTGGCCGAGAAGGTGCTCGACGGACAGGGGCCCGGCGCGTGGCCGCTGTGCTCGGTGCGAGCCGGCCTGAGCCGCGCCGACGGCGACCCCGACATCCACCCGAACGGCTCGGCGAAGACGGCCGGGAAGAGCGACAACAGTGCCAGGAGCGGCAAGGGCGGTGCGTCCCGGGAGGCCGGGGCGGCCGGGGCGAAGAAGTCCGGCGCGTCCGCGCGGTCCGACGGTGCGGCGAGAACGTCCCTCGACGACGTGCGGCCGCAGAGCACCCCCCAGTCGCGGGCGGGTACCGCGCGGATGTACACGGTCGTCCGCGGCGACACCCTGTCCGGCATCGCCGACGACGAGGACGTCCGCGGCGGCTGGCAGGGCCTGTACGCCGCGAACCGGACGACCATCGGCGCGGACCCCGACCTGATCCTGCCCGGTCAGCGGCTGAGCCTGCGCGCCGGGGCGACGCCCGCCGGCAGCACTCCGGGCAACCACGGGAAGCCCGGCAGTCACGGGAAGCCGGGCGGCCACGGCGAGCAGCACAAGCAGAGCAAGCCGGCCAAGAGCAGCAAGAGCGCCAAGAGCAGCAAGAGCTCCAAGGGCGAGAAGGCCCACGGCGGGACATCGACCGGCCGTTCCTTCGTGGCTCCCGTCGACGCGGCCACCGGAACGCGGTACCACGCGTCCGGCTCGTCGTGGTCGAAGGGCTATCACACCGGGGTCGACTTCCCCGTGGCCACGGGGACGACGGTGAAGGCGGTCGCGGCCGGGGAGGTGGTGAGCGCGGGCTGGGGCGGGTCCTTCGGCTATCAGGTGGTCATCCGGCACGGTGACGGCCGCTACACCCAGTACGCCCACCTGTCGGCCATCTCCGTACGGGACGGCCAGTCGGTGGGCGGCGGCCAGCGCATCGGCCGGTCCGGCTCCACGGGCAACAGCACGGGCCCGCATCTGCACTTCGAGGTGCGGACGGGGCCCGGCTTCGGATCGGACGTCGACCCGGTGGCCTATCTGAGGGCCGGCGGCGTCAGGATTTGA
- the gndA gene encoding NADP-dependent phosphogluconate dehydrogenase, with protein MSTSAQIGVTGLAVMGRNLARNFARNGYAVAVHNRTAARTHALVEEFGHEGEFVAAETAKDFVAALERPRRLVVMVKAGEPTDAVIREFAPLLEPGDMIIDGGNAHFADTRRRERELREQGLHFVGAGISGGEEGALHGPSIMPGGSPESYESLGPMLEKISAKAADGAPCVTHVGPDGAGHFVKMVHNGIEYADMQLIGEAYQLLRDVAGYEPAEIADIFRTWNTGRLDSYLIEITAEVLSHVDAATGRPFVDVVVDQAEQKGTGRWTVQIALDLGVPVSGIAEAVFARSLSGHAGLREASRDLAGPKAASLGEAEAQAFADRVEQALYASKIVSYTQGFHEIAAGSEEYGWDIDLGAVSSLWRGGCIIRAAFLDRIRAAYDTRADLPSLLSDATFASEIAAAQDAWREVLVSATLQGVPTPGFAAALAYYDALRAERLPAALTQGQRDFFGAHTYRRVDREGAFHTLWGGDRSEVDA; from the coding sequence ATGAGCACTTCAGCCCAGATCGGCGTCACGGGACTCGCGGTCATGGGCCGCAATCTCGCCCGCAACTTCGCCCGCAACGGCTACGCGGTCGCGGTGCACAACCGCACGGCGGCACGCACCCACGCGCTGGTCGAGGAGTTCGGTCACGAGGGCGAGTTCGTGGCGGCGGAGACCGCCAAGGATTTCGTCGCGGCGCTGGAACGGCCCCGCCGCCTGGTCGTCATGGTCAAGGCGGGTGAGCCCACCGACGCGGTGATCAGGGAGTTCGCCCCGCTGCTCGAGCCCGGCGACATGATCATCGACGGCGGCAACGCGCACTTCGCCGACACCCGGCGCCGCGAGCGCGAACTGCGCGAGCAGGGGCTCCACTTCGTAGGCGCGGGCATCTCCGGCGGCGAGGAGGGCGCGCTGCACGGGCCGAGCATCATGCCGGGCGGTTCCCCCGAGTCGTACGAGTCGCTGGGCCCGATGCTGGAGAAGATCTCCGCCAAGGCCGCGGACGGGGCGCCCTGCGTCACCCATGTCGGCCCCGACGGCGCCGGCCACTTCGTGAAGATGGTGCACAACGGCATCGAGTACGCCGACATGCAGCTCATCGGCGAGGCCTACCAGTTGCTGCGCGACGTCGCCGGGTACGAGCCCGCGGAAATCGCGGACATCTTCCGCACCTGGAACACGGGACGCCTCGACTCCTACCTGATCGAGATCACCGCCGAGGTGCTGTCCCACGTGGACGCGGCGACCGGCAGGCCGTTCGTCGACGTCGTCGTGGACCAGGCGGAGCAGAAGGGCACCGGCCGCTGGACCGTCCAGATCGCCCTCGATCTCGGGGTTCCGGTGTCGGGCATCGCGGAGGCGGTCTTCGCACGGTCGCTGTCCGGACATGCGGGGCTGCGGGAGGCCTCGCGCGATCTGGCGGGACCGAAGGCGGCCTCGCTGGGCGAGGCGGAGGCGCAGGCCTTCGCCGACCGGGTGGAGCAGGCGCTGTACGCGTCCAAGATCGTGTCGTACACGCAGGGTTTCCACGAGATCGCGGCGGGCAGCGAGGAGTACGGCTGGGACATCGACCTCGGCGCCGTCTCCTCGCTCTGGCGCGGCGGTTGCATCATCCGCGCCGCCTTCCTGGACCGGATCCGGGCCGCGTACGACACCCGGGCCGACCTGCCGAGCCTGCTCTCCGACGCGACGTTCGCCTCGGAGATCGCGGCGGCGCAGGACGCGTGGCGCGAGGTGCTGGTGTCGGCCACGCTGCAGGGTGTTCCCACACCGGGCTTCGCCGCGGCACTGGCCTACTACGACGCCCTGCGGGCGGAGCGGCTGCCGGCGGCGCTCACCCAGGGGCAACGTGACTTCTTCGGAGCGCACACGTACCGGCGGGTGGACCGGGAGGGAGCGTTCCACACGCTGTGGGGCGGGGACCGCTCGGAGGTCGACGCGTAG